One window of the Anopheles cruzii chromosome 2, idAnoCruzAS_RS32_06, whole genome shotgun sequence genome contains the following:
- the LOC128268979 gene encoding cyclin-dependent kinase 10 → MASDYSDYRDPNRPVQRKGMLMDFRTKKFYEIPPKDMFGRCRYVSAFQKCNRVGEGTYGIVFRARDTVSNEIVALKKVRIDQDIFKDGLPVSGLREIQILKNCSHENVVQLKEVVVGNSLESIFLVMEFCEQDLASLLDNMDSPFTESQVKCIIIQLLKGLKYLHYNFIIHRDLKVSNLLLTDKGCLKIADFGLARYISESDKPMTPGLVTLWYRPPELLFGAKTQTTAVDMWATGCIMGELLAHKPLMPGTSEISQIELIINLLGTPSEAIWPEFAKLPLVQHFTLKVQPYNNLKTKFPLLSAAGLRLLNFLFMYNPRNRAEAEECLLSTYFKEAPLPCDPKLMPTFPHHRDLKKSAGKSTDKAKRNSSSTHSKTSFDGGHLPTISDLLGSLIKKRRVE, encoded by the exons ATGGCTTCAG ATTACTCCGATTATCGCGACCCAAATCGGCCAGTGCAACGCAAAGGAATGTTGATGGATTTTCGCACCAAGAAATTTTACGAGATCCCACCGAAAGACATG TTTGGACGATGTAGATACGTGTCCGCGTTTCAAAAGTGTAACCGAGTCGGTGAAGGAACCTACGGAATCGTTT TTCGGGCACGTGACACGGTTTCGAACGAGATCGTTGCACTGAAAAAGGTACGCATCGATCAGGACATATTTAAGGACGGACTTCCGGTTAGTGGACTGAGAGAAATTCAAATTCTGAAGAACTGCAGCCACGAGAACGTGGTCCAGCTGAAGGAGGTCGTAGTCGGCAATAGCTTGGAGAGTATTTTCCTGGTGATGGAGTTTTGTGAACAGGATCTTGCCTCCCTGCTCGATAACATGGACTCGCCGTTCACCGAATCGCAAGTGAAGTGTATCATCATACAGCTGCTCAAGGGTCTGAAGTATCTTCACTACAATTTCATCATTCACCGTGACCTGAAGGTGTCCAACTTGCTGCTAACCGATAAGGGTTGCCTAAAGATAGCAGACTTTGGTCTGGCACGTTACATCAGCGAATCAGACAAACCAATGACACCCGGACTAGTAACGCTGTGgtaccggccaccggagctACTGTTTGGGGCCAAAACGCAAACGACCGCCGTCGATATGTGGGCCACCGGGTGTATCATGGGGGAGCTGCTCGCACACAAACCGCTTATGCCGGGCACGAGTGAAATCTCACAGATAGAGCTGATCATCAACCTACTCGGCACACCATCGGAGGCCATTTGGCCCGAGTTCGCCAAGCTTCCGTTGGTGCAACATTTCACGCTCAAAGTTCAACCGTACAACAATTTAAAAACCAAGTTCCCCTTGTTGTCTGCGGCTGGTTTGCGTTTGCTGAATTTCCTGTTCATGTACAATCCACGGAACCGGGCGGAGGCCGAAGAATGTCTTCTCAGTACCTACTTCAAGGAAGCTCCATTGC CATGCGACCCGAAACTGATGCCAACGTTCCCACATCACCGGGATTTGAAAAAATCAGCCGGCAAAAGCACTGACAAAGCCAAACGCAACAGCAGCTCGACGCACAGTAAAACTTCCTTCGACGGAGGACATTTGCCAACTATTTCGGATCTACTAGGATCACTGATTAAAAAACGACGCGTAGAGTAG